A portion of the Eubacterium maltosivorans genome contains these proteins:
- the greA gene encoding transcription elongation factor GreA, translating to MTDHLNEELVMTQEGLDNLKKRLEYLKTVKRYEVAARIKTAREYGDLSENAEYDEAKSEQGFVEGEISELEAKIKKVKVIDDNDIHTEDVGVGSIVKVKDLEFGDTEEYKIVGSAESDITQNKLSNESPVGRGLIGAKVGQVVTIPIPDGEVQYEILEIRR from the coding sequence ATGACTGATCATTTGAATGAAGAATTAGTAATGACCCAGGAGGGTCTTGATAATTTAAAGAAACGTTTAGAGTATTTAAAAACGGTTAAACGTTACGAAGTTGCGGCGCGTATTAAAACGGCCAGAGAATACGGCGATTTGAGTGAAAACGCCGAATATGATGAAGCGAAATCCGAACAGGGCTTCGTAGAAGGTGAAATTTCTGAACTTGAAGCCAAAATTAAAAAGGTAAAGGTCATTGATGATAATGACATTCACACCGAGGACGTCGGGGTCGGCAGCATCGTCAAGGTAAAAGACCTTGAGTTTGGCGATACCGAAGAATATAAAATTGTCGGATCAGCAGAATCCGATATTACACAGAATAAATTATCCAACGAATCACCAGTCGGCAGAGGGTTGATTGGCGCCAAGGTCGGGCAGGTTGTGACGATTCCGATTCCGGATGGTGAAGTTCAGTATGAAATTTTAGAGATCAGAAGATAG
- the carA gene encoding glutamine-hydrolyzing carbamoyl-phosphate synthase small subunit: MSYFKRDKRAYILLSDGTVYEGYNFGCEGTTIGEIVFTTGMTGYQEVLTDPSYYGQIVLQTYPLIGNYGVNNDDMESEKSWVNGYIVKEWCEEPSNFRTTATINDFLVKQGKIGIWDIDTRALTRKIREFGTMNGAITTEDVYEKKEALLEQIRNYKVVNPVQVVTQKKKGWFYTRENRANHVALMDYGYKHNILRMLLQIGCNVTVMPANSTVDDIRRLNPDGIMLSNGPGNPEDNVEIIKNIQDFIAYGKPIFGICLGHQLLALAMGGTTRKMKYGHRGLNQPVKDLSKDRVFITSQNHGYAVESIPEDVGTISHVNMNDGSCEGIAYKNIPAFTVQFHPEASAGPNDTGYLFERFSDLMERGQQGCL; this comes from the coding sequence ATGTCTTATTTTAAACGTGACAAGCGCGCCTACATTTTGTTGTCGGACGGGACGGTTTACGAAGGCTACAATTTCGGCTGCGAAGGCACCACCATTGGGGAGATTGTCTTTACAACCGGAATGACCGGGTATCAGGAAGTTCTGACAGACCCGTCCTATTATGGACAGATCGTGCTTCAGACTTACCCGCTTATTGGAAATTATGGGGTCAATAATGACGACATGGAATCAGAAAAAAGCTGGGTAAATGGCTACATTGTAAAGGAATGGTGCGAGGAACCATCAAACTTCAGAACCACAGCCACGATTAATGACTTTCTTGTAAAGCAGGGTAAAATCGGTATCTGGGATATTGATACCCGCGCCCTCACCCGCAAGATTCGTGAGTTTGGCACCATGAACGGCGCCATCACCACCGAGGACGTCTATGAGAAAAAAGAAGCGCTGCTGGAGCAGATCCGGAATTATAAGGTGGTCAATCCAGTACAGGTGGTTACCCAGAAGAAAAAGGGCTGGTTCTATACCCGTGAAAACCGCGCAAACCATGTCGCGCTCATGGATTATGGCTACAAGCACAATATCCTCAGAATGCTGCTGCAGATCGGCTGTAATGTGACGGTTATGCCGGCTAACTCCACGGTCGATGATATCCGAAGACTGAATCCAGACGGCATCATGCTGAGCAACGGCCCCGGAAATCCCGAAGACAATGTGGAAATCATTAAAAACATTCAGGACTTCATCGCCTACGGCAAGCCGATTTTCGGCATCTGTCTGGGACACCAGCTGCTGGCCCTGGCCATGGGCGGCACCACCCGCAAAATGAAATACGGACACCGCGGACTGAACCAGCCGGTTAAGGATTTATCCAAGGATCGGGTCTTTATTACCAGCCAGAACCACGGCTACGCCGTTGAGAGCATTCCGGAGGATGTGGGAACCATCTCCCATGTCAATATGAATGACGGCAGCTGTGAGGGGATTGCCTATAAAAACATTCCGGCTTTTACCGTGCAGTTTCATCCGGAAGCCAGCGCAGGCCCCAATGATACAGGATATTTATTTGAACGTTTTTCGGATTTAATGGAAAGGGGACAACAGGGATGCCTTTAA
- a CDS encoding DUF2922 domain-containing protein: MAITTKKDLNLIFTTESGKEYRMTIPDYREGITDAEIKTAAAGIVADNIFQPDGFALAKLSGAKRVDTTTTDVAVE, translated from the coding sequence ATGGCAATAACCACAAAAAAAGACCTGAACCTGATTTTTACCACCGAAAGCGGCAAAGAGTACCGAATGACCATCCCAGACTACCGAGAGGGCATCACCGATGCGGAGATAAAAACAGCGGCGGCCGGCATCGTAGCCGACAACATCTTCCAGCCCGACGGCTTCGCCCTCGCCAAGCTGTCCGGCGCCAAGCGCGTGGACACCACCACTACCGACGTAGCCGTTGAGTAA
- a CDS encoding adenylosuccinate synthase, whose product MSISVLVGAQWGDEGKGKMIDYLSKDCDLIVRFQGGDNAGHTVINEHGVFKLHLIPSGIFNEGGECLIGTGTVVNPDVLEDEIKQIEDAGVGMSGLKISGKAHILMPYHQKLDELMEASGGIGTTKRGIGQAYSYKALRKNLRFEDLLNLDSARKKLEAIVPVINNQMRAYGAENYTVDFLYEKCEQWAERFAAMIVDPIRYLHRYIDAGKNILFEGQLAAMKDIDLGIYPYVTSSNPTAAYAAVSGGFSAKKIDRVIGVAKAFSSAVGAGPFPTEEFEGDIDLIRGTGDQPDDEFGARTGRSRRLGWLDIPVLKYTNLINGFDTLALCKIDKLDNLPQIKVCIAYELDGEVIDYFPNTEELERVKPVYETLPGWMCSTKEIRKIEDLPENAKKYIKTIEELVGTTVGYVGVGPDREELAV is encoded by the coding sequence ATGTCAATTTCTGTATTAGTTGGAGCACAGTGGGGCGACGAAGGTAAAGGCAAAATGATTGACTACCTGTCAAAGGACTGTGATCTGATCGTCCGTTTCCAGGGCGGGGATAACGCCGGCCATACGGTTATCAACGAGCACGGCGTGTTCAAGCTGCATCTGATTCCAAGCGGTATCTTTAATGAAGGCGGCGAGTGCTTAATCGGTACAGGTACAGTGGTGAATCCGGATGTTCTGGAAGATGAAATCAAGCAGATTGAAGATGCCGGCGTCGGAATGAGCGGGTTGAAAATATCCGGTAAGGCCCATATCCTGATGCCCTATCATCAGAAGCTGGATGAGCTGATGGAAGCATCTGGCGGTATCGGTACCACCAAACGCGGGATTGGCCAGGCTTATTCCTATAAAGCTCTGCGTAAAAACTTGCGTTTTGAGGATTTACTCAATCTGGATTCTGCCAGAAAGAAGCTGGAGGCCATTGTCCCGGTCATCAACAACCAGATGCGGGCTTACGGCGCTGAAAATTATACCGTTGATTTTCTCTATGAAAAATGTGAGCAATGGGCAGAGCGCTTTGCAGCCATGATTGTGGACCCGATCCGTTACCTGCACCGTTATATTGATGCTGGTAAGAATATATTATTCGAAGGCCAGCTGGCAGCCATGAAGGATATTGACCTGGGCATTTACCCCTATGTGACATCCTCCAACCCCACAGCGGCTTACGCGGCTGTAAGCGGCGGCTTCTCAGCCAAAAAAATTGATCGTGTCATCGGTGTGGCCAAGGCCTTTTCGAGCGCTGTGGGGGCAGGCCCCTTCCCGACAGAGGAATTTGAGGGAGACATCGACCTGATAAGGGGAACCGGTGATCAGCCGGATGACGAATTTGGCGCCAGAACAGGACGCTCCAGACGTCTGGGCTGGTTAGATATTCCGGTGCTTAAATATACAAATTTAATCAACGGATTTGATACTTTGGCATTGTGTAAAATTGATAAGTTGGATAACCTTCCGCAAATTAAGGTGTGTATTGCCTATGAGCTGGATGGTGAGGTCATTGACTATTTCCCGAACACCGAAGAGCTGGAACGTGTAAAGCCGGTTTACGAAACCCTGCCGGGCTGGATGTGTTCCACCAAAGAAATCCGGAAGATTGAAGATTTGCCGGAAAATGCGAAAAAATACATTAAGACAATTGAAGAGCTGGTCGGAACCACAGTTGGTTACGTCGGCGTTGGCCCAGATCGCGAAGAGTTAGCTGTTTAG
- the lysS gene encoding lysine--tRNA ligase, which translates to MSEENLSEVLAVRREKLKKLQDEGKNPFEITRYDVTAYADDVNENFEAYEEKPVSMAGRIMSKRGQGKVGFYDLQDSTGKIQMFLKKDLLENYDEIKTYDIGDIVGIKGEVFKTQKGQISVRVKELTLLSKSLQILPEKYHGLKDTELRYRQRYVDLIVNPEVKNVFILRSQIIRKIREFLDNRGFIEVETPVLYNLAGGANARPFVTHHNALDIPLYMRIALELPLKRLIVGGFDKVYELSRVFRNEGMDATHNPEFTLLETYEAYADYDDVMNMVEALYGFLAKEILDTDTVEYEGHDISLAAPFKRARMVDLVEEHTGVNFDVMTDLAEAQEAAKKLHVDVEDKHSIGEIISEVFDEYVEDKLIQPTFVTMHPVEISPLSKREPTDPRYTQRFELFINGAECANAFSELNDPIDQKGRFEAQVQKKADGDDEAHPYDADFINALEVGLPPTGGLGIGIDRLVMLFTGQHSIRDVILFPTMKPLDD; encoded by the coding sequence GTGAGCGAAGAAAATTTAAGTGAAGTACTAGCCGTCAGACGTGAAAAGCTGAAGAAGCTCCAGGATGAAGGGAAGAACCCTTTCGAGATAACACGTTATGACGTGACTGCTTACGCAGATGATGTTAATGAAAACTTTGAAGCGTATGAAGAAAAGCCTGTTTCCATGGCAGGACGTATCATGTCAAAAAGAGGTCAGGGAAAGGTCGGCTTCTATGACCTTCAGGACAGTACCGGAAAAATCCAGATGTTTTTAAAGAAGGATCTGCTGGAAAATTACGACGAAATCAAAACCTATGACATCGGCGATATTGTCGGAATTAAGGGTGAAGTGTTTAAAACACAGAAGGGACAGATTTCGGTTCGCGTAAAAGAACTGACTTTACTGAGTAAATCCCTCCAGATTTTACCGGAAAAATATCATGGCTTAAAAGATACCGAGCTGCGTTATCGTCAGCGCTATGTCGATTTAATTGTAAATCCCGAAGTTAAAAATGTTTTTATCCTGCGTTCTCAGATCATCCGTAAGATCAGAGAATTCCTGGACAACCGCGGTTTTATCGAAGTAGAAACACCGGTTTTATACAACCTGGCAGGCGGCGCCAATGCCCGTCCCTTTGTGACCCATCATAATGCTCTGGATATTCCGCTTTATATGCGTATCGCCCTGGAATTGCCCCTTAAACGGCTGATTGTCGGTGGTTTTGATAAAGTTTATGAACTCAGCCGTGTGTTCCGTAATGAAGGCATGGACGCAACCCATAATCCCGAATTTACCCTGCTTGAAACCTACGAGGCCTATGCGGATTATGATGATGTAATGAATATGGTGGAAGCCTTGTATGGATTTTTGGCAAAAGAAATCCTTGACACGGATACCGTGGAATACGAAGGCCATGACATTTCATTGGCAGCGCCTTTCAAACGTGCAAGAATGGTCGATTTAGTGGAAGAACACACCGGCGTCAATTTTGATGTGATGACCGATCTGGCAGAAGCGCAGGAAGCAGCGAAAAAGCTGCATGTCGATGTGGAAGACAAACACTCTATCGGTGAAATCATCTCAGAAGTTTTTGACGAATATGTAGAGGATAAGCTCATTCAGCCCACCTTTGTGACCATGCACCCCGTAGAAATTTCGCCGTTATCTAAACGTGAACCCACTGATCCGCGATATACTCAGCGTTTCGAGCTGTTTATCAACGGTGCCGAATGTGCCAACGCATTCTCCGAGCTCAATGACCCCATTGATCAGAAAGGACGTTTTGAGGCACAGGTACAGAAAAAGGCTGATGGTGATGATGAAGCACACCCATATGATGCAGACTTTATCAACGCGCTGGAAGTTGGTCTTCCGCCCACAGGCGGCCTTGGAATCGGTATTGACCGTTTGGTGATGCTGTTTACAGGACAGCACAGTATCCGCGACGTTATCCTATTCCCAACCATGAAACCCCTAGACGATTAA
- a CDS encoding sigma-70 family RNA polymerase sigma factor yields the protein MSNYKVIDDLVKTCKNGQEYPDGSPERESGSTAGQLLVMAFRPLILATLSRSGIHDDQFEDAFQDGVIAFMEGLKKFDPRRGASFNAFIQAHLRQYYRKWQHGQFNHSVKPDTTLDDQVPGRQGLTYAEVLPDKATNLEADYIQREEKSTSRKKLARGLSRLSPSYRSVLEKHYYEGMTQTEIAETEGISPQAVNQRRDRALKKIKKVL from the coding sequence TTGAGTAACTACAAGGTGATTGACGATTTGGTAAAAACCTGTAAAAACGGGCAGGAATATCCGGACGGCAGCCCGGAAAGAGAAAGCGGCAGTACCGCGGGCCAGCTGCTGGTCATGGCCTTCAGGCCGCTGATACTGGCCACCCTCAGCCGCTCAGGGATCCATGACGACCAGTTCGAGGACGCCTTTCAGGACGGCGTCATCGCCTTTATGGAGGGCCTGAAAAAGTTTGACCCCAGGCGTGGCGCCAGCTTTAACGCCTTTATCCAGGCGCACCTGCGCCAGTATTACAGAAAGTGGCAGCACGGCCAGTTTAACCATTCCGTCAAACCCGATACAACCCTTGACGATCAGGTGCCGGGGAGACAGGGCCTAACCTATGCCGAGGTGCTGCCCGATAAAGCGACAAACCTCGAGGCCGATTATATCCAGCGCGAGGAAAAAAGCACGAGCCGGAAAAAGCTCGCCAGGGGGCTGAGCCGCTTAAGTCCCAGCTACCGCAGCGTGCTGGAAAAGCACTACTACGAGGGCATGACCCAGACCGAAATCGCCGAAACAGAAGGCATCAGTCCCCAGGCGGTAAACCAGCGCCGCGACCGCGCCTTAAAAAAAATAAAAAAAGTTTTGTGA
- the carB gene encoding carbamoyl-phosphate synthase large subunit, which yields MPLRNDIKRVLVIGSGPIVIGQAAEFDYAGTQACKALKAVGLEVILINSNPATIMTDKAMADKIYIEPLTLDVVKRVILLEKPDSILSTLGGQTGLTLSMQLAKEGFLDEHNVKLLGANVETIDKAEDRQEFKDMMKEIGEPVIPSKVVTTVEDALDFASTMGYPVIVRPAFTLGGTGGGIADNPEQLHEIATNGLRLSPITQILVERGISGWKEIEFEVMRDSKGNVITVCSMENFDPVGIHTGDSIVVAPCQTLSDKEYQMLRTSALKIISALGVEGGCNCQFALDPENFNYAVIEVNPRVSRSSALASKATGYPIAKIASLIAVGFSLDEIMNDITGKTPACFEPVIDYIVVKFPRWPFDKFVYAKRTLGTQMKATGEIMSIGNSFEQAMMKAVRSVELGFDTLSVEKYREAPDDEIMEAVGRKDDERCFVVYEALYRGLDMEKIWEATQIDMWFLDKLRHLAVMERDLREKGLSDERGMERLAVARELGFMDSTIERLTGEKIPTGRQYASFKMVDTCAGEFKAETPYFYSTMDKENEAEIFLDEHKSDKKKILVFGSGPIRIGQGIEFDYCSVHCAWALKELGYEAIIVNNNPETVSTDFDTSDRLYFEPLTAEDVRSIVETEKPDGAIVQFGGQTAIKLTKHLDEINVGILGTDPKYIDAAEDRELFDDLLERCNIPRPKGETVYTTEEAVKVAERLGFPVLLRPSYVLGGQNMIIAYEEADVVEYMNIITEHELENPVLIDKYLMGTEVEVDAICDGTDYLIPGIMEHIEKAGVHSGDSISVYPPQTLSQEIKDTIIDYTGKLAKELHVIGLVNIQYVVYEGQVYVIEVNPRSSRTVPYISKVTDIPMVNLATRIMMGATLKEMGYSSGLHPVKDYVAVKVPVFSFAKLQDVDTQLGPEMKSTGEVLGVGKKFEDAVYKGLVAAGYKMERTGGVLLTVRDRDKDEIVDIGRRFHKMGFKIFATVGTALVLNENNVPAKVVKRMAEKAPNIGDLLESGKVTYVISTSTKGRQPEQDEVKMRRKAVESSISLLTSLDTARALLNCLESNKTMADIDLVDINTI from the coding sequence ATGCCTTTAAGAAATGATATTAAGCGTGTACTTGTCATCGGGTCTGGCCCGATTGTAATTGGCCAGGCGGCAGAATTTGACTATGCCGGTACCCAGGCCTGCAAAGCCTTGAAGGCGGTTGGTCTTGAGGTTATTCTCATTAATTCAAACCCGGCTACCATCATGACCGATAAGGCCATGGCCGATAAAATCTATATTGAGCCATTGACACTGGATGTCGTTAAACGGGTTATCCTCCTGGAAAAACCAGACAGCATCCTCTCCACCCTTGGCGGGCAGACAGGCCTGACCTTATCCATGCAGCTCGCCAAGGAAGGCTTTTTAGACGAACATAATGTGAAGCTGCTGGGCGCCAATGTCGAGACCATTGACAAGGCAGAGGACCGTCAGGAATTTAAAGACATGATGAAAGAAATCGGAGAACCGGTCATTCCCTCAAAGGTCGTTACAACCGTTGAGGACGCCCTGGATTTCGCCTCCACCATGGGCTACCCGGTCATCGTCCGTCCAGCCTTTACCTTAGGCGGAACCGGCGGTGGGATTGCCGATAATCCGGAACAGCTTCATGAAATTGCCACCAACGGCCTGCGCCTGTCGCCGATCACCCAGATTCTGGTTGAACGCGGCATTTCCGGCTGGAAAGAAATCGAATTTGAAGTCATGCGTGACAGCAAAGGGAATGTTATTACCGTCTGCTCCATGGAAAACTTTGACCCGGTCGGCATCCACACCGGCGATTCCATCGTCGTGGCGCCATGCCAGACGCTGAGCGACAAGGAATACCAGATGCTCAGAACCTCTGCCCTTAAAATTATTTCGGCTCTGGGTGTAGAGGGTGGCTGTAACTGCCAGTTCGCACTGGACCCGGAAAATTTCAATTACGCGGTTATCGAGGTGAATCCAAGAGTTTCCCGTTCTTCAGCGCTGGCCTCAAAGGCAACCGGATACCCGATCGCCAAGATTGCGTCGCTGATCGCTGTGGGCTTCTCTTTGGATGAAATCATGAATGACATCACAGGTAAAACGCCGGCTTGTTTTGAACCGGTCATTGACTATATCGTTGTTAAATTCCCAAGATGGCCATTCGATAAATTTGTTTACGCTAAGCGTACCTTGGGTACACAGATGAAGGCAACCGGTGAAATTATGTCTATCGGCAACAGCTTTGAGCAGGCGATGATGAAAGCTGTTCGCTCGGTTGAGCTGGGCTTTGACACCCTGAGCGTCGAAAAATACCGTGAAGCGCCGGATGATGAAATCATGGAAGCGGTTGGCCGTAAGGATGATGAACGCTGCTTCGTTGTCTATGAAGCCCTGTACCGCGGACTGGATATGGAAAAAATCTGGGAAGCCACCCAGATTGATATGTGGTTCCTCGACAAGCTCCGCCATCTGGCCGTGATGGAACGCGACCTGCGCGAAAAGGGCCTGAGCGACGAACGCGGCATGGAACGTCTGGCGGTTGCCCGTGAGCTGGGCTTTATGGATTCTACCATTGAGCGCCTGACTGGTGAAAAGATCCCGACCGGCAGACAGTATGCTTCCTTTAAAATGGTTGACACCTGTGCTGGGGAATTTAAAGCGGAGACACCTTATTTTTATTCCACAATGGATAAAGAAAACGAAGCGGAAATTTTCCTGGATGAGCATAAGAGTGATAAGAAGAAAATCCTTGTTTTTGGTTCTGGACCAATCCGTATCGGCCAGGGGATTGAGTTTGACTACTGTTCTGTGCATTGTGCCTGGGCCTTAAAAGAGCTGGGCTATGAGGCCATCATTGTCAACAACAATCCGGAAACGGTGTCGACCGACTTTGATACCTCAGACCGTCTGTATTTTGAGCCTCTCACAGCAGAGGATGTGCGCTCCATCGTAGAGACGGAAAAGCCAGACGGCGCCATCGTCCAGTTCGGGGGACAGACAGCCATTAAGCTGACAAAACATCTGGATGAAATTAATGTCGGCATTTTGGGCACAGACCCCAAATATATCGACGCCGCTGAGGATCGTGAGCTTTTCGACGATCTGCTGGAACGCTGCAATATCCCGAGACCAAAGGGAGAAACCGTCTATACGACTGAAGAAGCTGTGAAAGTGGCAGAACGGCTGGGCTTCCCGGTACTCCTTCGTCCATCCTATGTGCTTGGCGGACAAAATATGATTATCGCCTACGAAGAAGCCGATGTTGTGGAATATATGAACATTATTACCGAACATGAGCTTGAAAATCCTGTGCTGATCGATAAGTATCTCATGGGAACAGAAGTCGAAGTCGACGCCATCTGTGACGGAACAGACTACCTGATCCCTGGGATCATGGAGCATATTGAAAAAGCCGGTGTCCACTCTGGGGACTCCATCTCGGTTTATCCGCCGCAGACCCTGTCTCAGGAAATCAAGGACACGATTATTGATTACACAGGCAAACTTGCCAAAGAGCTGCATGTTATCGGCCTTGTAAACATCCAGTACGTTGTCTATGAAGGCCAGGTTTATGTCATCGAGGTAAATCCGCGTTCTTCAAGAACCGTACCATATATTTCTAAGGTGACCGATATTCCGATGGTTAACCTTGCAACCCGGATTATGATGGGGGCAACCTTAAAGGAAATGGGCTACAGCTCCGGCCTCCATCCGGTTAAGGACTATGTAGCGGTCAAGGTGCCGGTATTCAGCTTTGCGAAGCTCCAGGATGTTGATACCCAGCTTGGACCAGAAATGAAGTCAACCGGTGAGGTTCTGGGCGTTGGCAAAAAATTTGAGGACGCTGTTTATAAGGGACTTGTAGCAGCCGGTTATAAAATGGAACGTACCGGCGGGGTACTTCTGACCGTGCGGGACCGCGATAAAGATGAAATTGTGGACATCGGACGCCGGTTCCATAAAATGGGCTTTAAGATATTTGCGACCGTCGGCACTGCGCTGGTACTCAATGAAAACAATGTACCGGCAAAGGTGGTTAAGCGCATGGCAGAAAAAGCGCCAAACATTGGGGATCTTTTAGAAAGCGGAAAGGTAACCTATGTTATCTCCACTTCTACAAAAGGCCGCCAGCCAGAACAGGACGAGGTTAAGATGCGAAGAAAGGCTGTTGAAAGCTCTATCAGTCTGCTGACCTCTCTCGATACGGCCAGAGCATTGCTCAATTGTCTGGAATCCAATAAGACAATGGCCGATATTGATCTGGTAGACATCAACACAATCTAG
- a CDS encoding D-Ala-D-Ala carboxypeptidase family metallohydrolase, whose amino-acid sequence MKNFYKTISRRLILSILILISCVFLTGLGFALEEVPDKAPQPSASETEPQAPEPAVPAPEPQETPQDGAVIDHPLPEDPILTDGPWASAHFLMDEYACDCAGYCDGWPAAMDQELLEKIEALRCYFDQPIIITSGVRCEKRNAEVGGIAASWHLSGHAADLYCPGVPYDEVAAAARALGLGVIEYPDQQFDHCEIWR is encoded by the coding sequence ATGAAAAATTTTTATAAAACCATCAGCCGAAGATTAATCCTCTCAATTCTGATCCTGATTTCCTGCGTTTTTCTCACAGGGCTGGGCTTTGCGCTGGAGGAGGTACCGGATAAAGCGCCGCAGCCATCAGCTTCGGAAACAGAGCCGCAGGCGCCAGAACCAGCCGTACCAGCGCCGGAGCCACAGGAAACGCCTCAGGACGGAGCCGTCATCGACCACCCCCTGCCCGAGGACCCCATCCTCACCGACGGCCCCTGGGCCTCGGCCCACTTTCTCATGGACGAGTACGCCTGTGACTGCGCGGGCTACTGTGACGGCTGGCCCGCGGCCATGGACCAAGAGCTTTTAGAGAAAATCGAGGCGCTGCGGTGTTATTTTGACCAGCCCATCATCATCACCTCAGGCGTTCGCTGTGAAAAGCGCAATGCGGAGGTAGGCGGCATTGCGGCCTCCTGGCACCTGTCCGGTCATGCGGCCGACCTGTACTGTCCCGGCGTGCCCTATGACGAGGTGGCCGCCGCGGCCCGGGCGCTGGGGCTTGGAGTCATCGAATACCCGGATCAGCAGTTTGACCACTGCGAAATCTGGCGTTGA
- a CDS encoding glycoside hydrolase family 13 protein, which translates to MMEYTLTLPDQPGVLWYDFCYEQNGRSYCYGTQNDTLGGEGQIYEAFPPSYQITLYDKVREMPAWYTDGIMYQIFPDRFNKGEKKTFEPQYKKQSLIHGNWSDSPHYFRDSQGNIEYWDFFGGTLQGIIEKLDYLKELNISILYLNPIFESSSNHKYDTANYLHIAPEFGNTELFEQLCAEAKKRGIRVILDGVFSHTGDDSIYFNKYGNYPGLGAYQSKDSPFYSWYRFNDYPNEYECWWGVKSMPNVEELTPEYKDFIFENENSVIRRWLKAGASGWRLDVADELPDEFIEGIKTAMLQEKEDAVLIGEVWEDASRKVAYGVLRRYFYGHELDAVMNYPFRDALINFMMGYKGSRETARLMMSLYENYPRGQFKGNMNLIGSHDRMRILTILGEAPTLSKESDKEHYRLTQEQYNLAKNRLKVLSLIQLTFPGVPCIYYGDEAGLQGYEDPFNRGTYPWGHEDTEILEWYKKITALRAKHKAFQRGSWYPLPCKDDVFAYVRDLKDESYLCLFNRNTVKSRCFSHGAVKDREGIDLLTNKQENLNQIILEPLSAKIYKVVGGRIILHGNEYKEKGIIPSKYLTP; encoded by the coding sequence ATGATGGAGTACACACTCACATTACCCGATCAGCCAGGTGTTTTATGGTACGATTTTTGTTATGAGCAGAACGGCCGCAGCTACTGCTACGGCACACAGAATGACACCCTGGGCGGCGAGGGACAGATTTACGAAGCCTTTCCACCCTCCTATCAGATTACACTCTATGACAAGGTCCGTGAGATGCCAGCGTGGTACACAGATGGTATCATGTATCAAATTTTTCCCGACCGCTTTAATAAGGGCGAAAAGAAAACCTTTGAGCCCCAGTATAAAAAACAGTCGCTTATTCACGGTAACTGGAGCGACAGCCCCCACTATTTTCGTGATAGTCAGGGAAATATCGAGTACTGGGATTTCTTCGGAGGCACCCTTCAGGGAATCATCGAAAAGCTTGATTATTTAAAAGAACTGAATATCTCAATCTTATATCTCAATCCTATCTTTGAATCCAGCAGCAACCACAAGTATGATACGGCAAATTATCTTCATATTGCCCCGGAATTCGGCAATACAGAACTTTTTGAACAGTTATGTGCCGAAGCAAAAAAACGCGGTATACGCGTCATTTTAGACGGTGTATTCAGCCACACCGGGGACGACAGCATTTACTTTAACAAATACGGAAATTATCCCGGATTGGGGGCTTACCAGTCAAAGGATTCTCCTTTTTATTCCTGGTACCGCTTTAATGATTATCCAAACGAATACGAATGCTGGTGGGGTGTCAAATCAATGCCCAACGTTGAAGAATTAACACCTGAATATAAGGATTTTATTTTTGAAAATGAAAATTCAGTGATCCGAAGATGGCTGAAAGCCGGTGCTTCAGGCTGGCGGCTTGATGTCGCCGACGAGCTCCCGGACGAATTTATCGAGGGGATAAAAACCGCCATGCTGCAGGAAAAGGAAGACGCTGTTCTCATCGGTGAGGTCTGGGAAGACGCCTCCAGAAAGGTGGCCTATGGCGTTTTGCGCCGGTATTTTTATGGTCATGAGCTGGACGCAGTGATGAATTATCCTTTTCGCGACGCGCTCATTAATTTTATGATGGGTTATAAAGGCTCTCGGGAAACTGCACGTCTGATGATGTCACTCTATGAAAACTATCCCAGAGGGCAATTTAAGGGGAATATGAACTTGATCGGCTCTCATGACCGTATGCGTATCCTGACAATTCTGGGAGAAGCACCCACACTTTCTAAAGAAAGCGACAAAGAGCACTATAGGCTGACCCAGGAACAATACAATCTGGCCAAAAATCGTTTAAAAGTTTTAAGCCTGATCCAACTAACCTTTCCGGGCGTTCCCTGTATCTATTACGGCGACGAAGCCGGTCTTCAGGGTTATGAAGATCCTTTTAACCGGGGTACATATCCATGGGGCCATGAAGATACGGAAATTTTAGAATGGTACAAAAAAATAACCGCCCTGAGGGCAAAGCACAAAGCCTTCCAACGGGGCTCATGGTATCCGCTTCCCTGCAAGGATGACGTTTTTGCTTATGTACGTGACCTCAAAGATGAAAGCTACCTTTGCCTTTTTAACCGTAATACTGTCAAAAGTCGCTGTTTCAGCCATGGTGCGGTTAAAGACCGTGAAGGTATTGATCTGCTTACCAATAAACAGGAAAATCTGAATCAGATTATTTTAGAACCTTTGTCAGCAAAAATTTATAAGGTTGTCGGAGGACGCATTATTTTACACGGCAATGAGTATAAAGAGAAGGGGATTATTCCTTCTAAATATTTAACCCCTTGA